Proteins co-encoded in one Maylandia zebra isolate NMK-2024a linkage group LG16, Mzebra_GT3a, whole genome shotgun sequence genomic window:
- the LOC112436096 gene encoding trace amine-associated receptor 13c-like has translation MDTQSRAELCFPQLFNTSCKKPTTPLSQVLLFHILMPSMSLLTVTLNLLVIIAVSHFRQLHTPTNILLLSLAAADFLIGLLFMPGEILRNTVCWFLGQLTCSLYNYISFVVTSASVGDMVLISVDRYVAICDPLHYPTRITERRVKVCVCLCWLCSVFYCYMIVRDDLSQPGKHNSCFGECIIFVEFIAGFVDLVLSFIIPVTVIVFLYMRVFVVAVSQARAMRSQVTAVTLQLSVTLTAKKSELKAARTLGVLVLVFLICFCPYYIVSLFGDEFLNSASASIVFYFFLLNSCLNPLIYAMFYPWFRKAVKLIMTLQILQPGSCEVSIL, from the exons ATGGATACccagagcagagcagagctCTGCTTTCCACAACTCTTCAACACCTCCTGCAAGAAGCCTACAACTCCTCTATCACAAGTTTTGCTCTTTCACATTCTGATGCCATCAATGTCTCTGCTGACTGTGACTCTCAACCTGCTTGTCATCATCGCAGTCTCCCACTTCAG GCAGCTCCACACACCCACTAACATCCTACTCCTCTCTCTGGCTGCCGCTGACTTTCTCATTGGCCTTCTGTTTATGCCTGGAGAAATCCTGCGAAATACAGTGTGTTGGTTTCTTGGTCAGCTCACATGTTCTCTGTATAATTATATATCCTTCGTTGTTACCTCTGCCTCAGTGGGCGATATGGTGCTGATATCAGTCGACCGCTATGTGGCTATTTGTGACCCTCTGCATTACCCCACCAGAATCACAGAGAGAAGAGTGAAagtctgtgtttgtctgtgttggcTCTGCTCGGTTTTCTACTGCTATATGATTGTAAGAGATGATCTAAGTCAACCAGGAAAGCATAATTCTTGCTTTGGAGAATGTATAATTTTTGTTGAATTCATTGCAGGATTTGTTGACCTTGTTTTATCCTTTATAATTCCAGTTACTGTGATTGTATTTCTGTATATGAGAGTGTTTGTGGTGGCTGTGTCTCAGGCCCGTGCCATGCGCTCTCAGGTTACAGCTGTCACACTGCAGCTCTCAGTGACTCTAACAGCAAAGAAATCAGAGTTAAAAGCAGCCAGGACTCTGGGTGTTCTTGTTCTTGTGTTTCTAATATGTTTCTGCCCATATTACATTGTTTCGCTTTTTGGAGACGAGTTTCTCAATAGTGCCTCTGCATCTATTGTAttctatttctttcttttaaactcCTGTCTAAACCCTTTGATTTATGCTATGTTCTACCCCTGGTTTAGAAAAGCTGTGAAACTAATTATGACTCTACAGATACTGCAGCCTGGCTCCTGTGAAGTCAGCATACTGTAG